A genomic window from Anthocerotibacter panamensis C109 includes:
- a CDS encoding Uma2 family endonuclease, producing MQASQPRSAPTTPLFVGESPEEIHRAQVHLLGETFRPPVCALEECFIALGTKLFYDLHHPHWYKEPDWFAVLGVPQVYEEPYRHLGYLVWHEGVSPFVVVELLCSATASEDLGHSEDHLPPTKWEVYERILRIPYYIAYDPDLGTLHIFQLQGSSYEPLPLSEPRIWLKGLQLGLGLWQGAYRGLERSWLRWYDQDGVWLLTRQEQEEQQQDYRPCKTSG from the coding sequence ATGCAGGCCAGCCAGCCACGTTCAGCCCCAACCACCCCACTGTTTGTAGGGGAAAGCCCAGAGGAAATACACCGCGCCCAAGTGCACCTGCTCGGGGAAACTTTTCGCCCGCCAGTCTGTGCTTTGGAGGAGTGCTTTATTGCTCTGGGAACCAAACTTTTTTATGACCTGCACCATCCTCATTGGTACAAAGAGCCCGATTGGTTCGCGGTGCTGGGGGTACCTCAAGTGTACGAAGAGCCCTATCGCCATCTGGGCTATCTCGTCTGGCATGAGGGAGTCAGCCCCTTTGTCGTCGTCGAATTGCTCTGTTCAGCCACTGCCTCCGAAGACTTAGGTCACAGCGAAGACCACCTGCCCCCGACCAAGTGGGAGGTCTATGAGCGTATCCTGCGCATCCCCTACTACATCGCCTACGACCCTGACCTTGGCACGCTACATATCTTCCAACTCCAAGGCAGTAGCTATGAGCCGCTGCCCTTGTCAGAGCCGCGCATCTGGCTAAAGGGCTTACAGTTGGGACTGGGGCTATGGCAAGGAGCGTATCGCGGGCTGGAGCGCTCTTGGCTGAGATGGTATGACCAGGATGGAGTCTGGCTGCTCACCCGCCAAGAGCAGGAGGAACAGCAGCAAGACTACCGCCCTTGCAAAACCTCTGGGTGA
- a CDS encoding NAD(P)H-quinone oxidoreductase subunit F codes for MEQSIVSTLWWIPCYGLVGAVLALPWFPGIIRRTGPRPSGYINLVMTLLAFGHSVLALLAIWKQPPVFLSVSWLKVANLDLTIPLEVSAVTVGALVLVTGLNLLAQVYAVGYMEMDWGWARLFALLGFFEAGMCALVLCNSLFFSYFILELLTLGTYLLVGFWFNQPLVVTGARDAFLTKRVGDLLLLMGVLALWPLAGTWTYPELAQWAATANLNPTVAALLGLALMAGPIGKCAQFPLHLWLDEAMEGPLPSTILRNSVVVATGAWVLVKLYPVLALSPVVLIALIVIGGISAMGGVTIALAQLDVKRALSFLVTAYMGLVFIAVGTHQFEAALLLVLTHALAMALLVMSAGSVIWNSITQDLSRLGGLWSRRPMAGLSFLVGAAGLVALPPLGGFWALLELATGLGTVQPWLVGVVLWVNTLSAFGLARVFGLIFTGKPHQMSVRSPESPWPITLPMLVLAGFVLHLPLVLQYLGLFPSWSMLNLGVALLLLGSSVLGLGAGLWLKPVELPWKAVQDLLANDFYTAQVYRMSIVLGVNLIARLVALFDRYIVDGLVNLVGQVSILGGEALKYSNSGRTQFYLLTLVVGIIFLAAMVLWPTAFHLA; via the coding sequence ATGGAGCAGTCTATCGTTAGTACCTTATGGTGGATACCCTGCTATGGGCTGGTCGGCGCTGTGCTGGCCCTACCCTGGTTTCCGGGAATCATCCGGCGGACTGGCCCCCGTCCGTCCGGCTATATCAATCTCGTGATGACCTTGCTGGCTTTTGGGCACAGTGTGCTAGCGCTCTTGGCAATCTGGAAGCAGCCCCCTGTGTTCCTGTCGGTCTCCTGGCTCAAAGTCGCCAATCTTGATTTGACGATCCCTCTGGAGGTCTCGGCGGTCACGGTGGGTGCGCTGGTTCTGGTCACGGGCTTGAATCTGCTGGCTCAGGTCTATGCAGTGGGCTATATGGAAATGGACTGGGGCTGGGCGCGGCTGTTTGCGCTGCTGGGCTTTTTTGAGGCGGGGATGTGCGCGCTGGTCCTCTGTAATTCGCTATTTTTTAGCTATTTCATCCTCGAACTTTTGACGCTGGGTACCTATCTGCTGGTCGGCTTTTGGTTCAACCAGCCGCTGGTGGTCACCGGAGCGCGGGATGCTTTTTTGACCAAACGGGTCGGGGATCTGCTGCTGCTGATGGGAGTGCTTGCGCTCTGGCCCCTAGCGGGTACCTGGACCTATCCCGAGTTGGCCCAATGGGCTGCGACGGCAAATCTCAACCCCACGGTAGCAGCGCTGTTGGGTCTGGCGCTCATGGCCGGTCCTATCGGCAAGTGCGCTCAATTTCCGCTCCACCTCTGGCTGGACGAGGCGATGGAAGGCCCCTTGCCCTCGACGATTCTGCGTAATTCTGTGGTCGTGGCGACTGGAGCCTGGGTGCTGGTAAAACTCTATCCGGTGTTGGCCCTCTCGCCGGTGGTCCTGATTGCCCTGATAGTCATTGGGGGAATTTCAGCGATGGGCGGGGTGACGATTGCCCTGGCGCAACTGGATGTCAAGCGGGCGCTGTCTTTTTTGGTCACTGCCTACATGGGGCTGGTCTTTATCGCTGTGGGGACGCACCAGTTCGAGGCGGCACTGTTGCTCGTCCTGACCCATGCCCTGGCGATGGCGCTGTTGGTCATGAGTGCTGGCTCGGTCATCTGGAACAGTATCACCCAGGACCTCAGTCGCCTGGGCGGGCTCTGGTCGCGCCGTCCGATGGCGGGGTTGTCCTTTTTGGTGGGGGCGGCGGGGTTGGTGGCGCTACCGCCCCTGGGTGGTTTCTGGGCATTGCTGGAGCTGGCTACGGGTCTGGGGACTGTCCAGCCCTGGCTAGTCGGAGTCGTGCTATGGGTCAATACCCTCAGCGCCTTTGGCTTGGCCCGTGTCTTTGGGCTCATCTTCACCGGCAAACCCCATCAAATGAGCGTCCGTTCCCCGGAGTCCCCCTGGCCGATTACCTTACCGATGCTGGTCCTGGCAGGATTTGTCCTGCACCTGCCGCTGGTGTTGCAGTATTTGGGGCTCTTTCCTAGTTGGTCGATGTTGAACCTCGGAGTCGCCCTGCTGCTGCTGGGGTCCAGCGTCCTTGGGCTGGGGGCGGGCCTCTGGCTCAAGCCGGTCGAACTGCCCTGGAAGGCGGTTCAGGACCTGCTGGCAAACGACTTTTATACGGCGCAGGTCTACCGAATGAGCATTGTCTTGGGGGTGAATCTGATTGCGCGTCTGGTCGCGCTCTTTGACCGCTATATCGTCGATGGACTCGTGAATCTGGTCGGGCAGGTCTCCATCCTCGGCGGCGAAGCCCTGAAGTACAGCAACAGTGGCAGGACTCAGTTCTACCTCCTGACGCTTGTTGTGGGGATTATCTTCTTGGCGGCGATGGTGCTGTGGCCCACCGCGTTTCACCTAGCATAA
- a CDS encoding fasciclin domain-containing protein encodes MSDIVDIAVGAGSFKTLVTAVQVAGLVEVLKSPGPFTVFAPTDSAFAKLPPGTITTLVQNPPQLARILTFHVVAGCLTQADLARCHAVRSVEGSSIPIDCTDGFAVKNATVLAADIEADNGIIHVIDTVMLMG; translated from the coding sequence ATGTCAGATATTGTCGATATCGCTGTGGGTGCGGGTTCCTTCAAAACGTTGGTGACAGCAGTCCAAGTAGCGGGCTTGGTGGAAGTACTCAAGAGCCCCGGTCCTTTTACCGTATTCGCTCCCACCGATAGTGCCTTTGCCAAACTCCCGCCCGGAACCATCACCACCCTGGTGCAGAATCCGCCTCAGTTGGCGCGGATCTTGACCTTTCATGTGGTTGCGGGCTGCTTGACACAGGCGGACCTCGCCCGATGTCATGCGGTCAGATCGGTAGAGGGCTCGTCTATCCCCATCGATTGCACAGACGGCTTTGCAGTAAAAAATGCTACCGTCCTGGCGGCGGATATCGAAGCAGACAACGGAATTATCCACGTCATCGATACGGTGATGCTGATGGGATAG
- a CDS encoding NADH-quinone oxidoreductase subunit M → MLSILIGLPVLGALLLGFWPTQHIRLLALGFSSALLVGMVGLMSQFRLDRAGMQFVEHLPWIEPIGLAYHLGVDGLSLPLLALNAFLTWIAIYSSPTTIERPRLYFALLLLGNAGIAGALLAQNLLLFVLFYEVELIPFYLLIAIWGGTEKRGYAAMKFLLYTAISGFLVLGAFLGIALLGSTPTFAYDPAVTQGFSLTVQLVLLTMLLVGFGIKIPLVPLHTWLPDAYVEASAPVAILLGGVLAKLGTYGLVRFGLGLFPETWHVTAPGLALMGAACAAYGALSAIAQRDIKRMVAYSSIGHMGYILLAVAAATPLSLLGAVLSMISHGLILAVLFHLIGVVETKVGTRDLDLLNGLMNPVRGLPLVSALLILGGMASAGIPGLVGFIAEFLVLQGSFEVFPIPTLLCVLCSGLTAVYFVILLNRTCFGRLNNAHAYYPSVRWVERTPALILTAFIVLFGIQPSWLTRWSEPMTQALSAEINPTVALLGPSK, encoded by the coding sequence ATGCTGAGTATTTTGATTGGGCTACCGGTTTTAGGGGCGCTACTGCTGGGTTTTTGGCCCACCCAGCACATCCGTCTGTTGGCGCTTGGGTTTAGCAGTGCGCTGTTGGTCGGGATGGTGGGACTGATGAGCCAGTTTCGGCTTGATCGCGCGGGGATGCAGTTTGTGGAGCATCTGCCCTGGATTGAGCCGATTGGCCTTGCGTACCATTTGGGGGTGGATGGCCTGTCGCTGCCCCTGCTGGCCCTCAATGCTTTCCTGACCTGGATTGCCATCTACAGTAGCCCTACTACCATAGAACGGCCCCGGCTCTACTTCGCCCTGCTCCTGTTAGGCAATGCTGGGATCGCGGGGGCCTTGCTCGCTCAAAATCTGCTCTTGTTTGTCCTGTTCTATGAAGTGGAGCTGATCCCGTTTTATCTGCTGATCGCCATCTGGGGCGGTACCGAAAAGCGGGGCTACGCGGCAATGAAGTTCCTCCTCTATACGGCTATCTCTGGGTTTCTCGTCCTGGGGGCATTCTTAGGGATTGCTCTGCTTGGCTCGACCCCAACTTTTGCCTATGACCCGGCGGTGACTCAGGGCTTTTCGCTGACGGTACAACTGGTCTTGCTCACGATGCTCCTAGTCGGATTTGGGATCAAAATTCCCCTAGTCCCTCTACATACCTGGCTGCCTGACGCCTATGTGGAGGCTTCTGCGCCGGTTGCGATTCTGTTGGGTGGGGTCTTAGCTAAATTGGGGACCTATGGTCTGGTGCGCTTCGGGTTGGGGCTCTTCCCCGAGACCTGGCATGTGACCGCACCGGGGCTCGCCCTGATGGGGGCGGCGTGCGCTGCCTACGGAGCCCTGAGTGCCATCGCCCAACGGGATATCAAGCGCATGGTCGCCTACAGCTCCATTGGGCACATGGGCTATATCCTGCTTGCCGTAGCTGCTGCGACTCCGCTGAGCTTGCTGGGAGCGGTCCTGAGTATGATTAGCCACGGCCTGATCCTGGCGGTCCTCTTCCATCTGATTGGCGTGGTCGAGACCAAGGTCGGCACCCGCGACCTGGACCTGCTCAATGGCCTGATGAACCCGGTCCGCGGTCTGCCTCTGGTCAGTGCCCTGCTCATTCTGGGTGGGATGGCGAGCGCGGGTATCCCCGGACTGGTGGGCTTTATTGCTGAATTTTTGGTGCTTCAGGGCAGCTTTGAAGTGTTTCCGATTCCCACGCTGCTGTGCGTGCTCTGTAGCGGTCTGACGGCAGTGTATTTCGTCATTCTGCTCAACCGTACCTGCTTCGGCAGACTAAATAACGCCCATGCTTACTACCCCTCGGTCCGCTGGGTGGAGCGCACCCCCGCGCTGATTCTGACTGCTTTTATTGTCCTCTTTGGTATCCAACCTTCCTGGTTGACCCGTTGGAGTGAACCTATGACTCAGGCGCTGTCAGCGGAGATTAACCCGACTGTGGCGTTACTTGGCCCCTCGAAATAA
- a CDS encoding type I restriction-modification system subunit M: MVKQTNEAKSFMRDSQRYMSLPYNPALKERARALRRAGNLAEVLLWNQLKRKQLFGLDFDRQKIIGNYIVDFYCAEKAVVIEVDGSSHDDKAEYDAERDAFLMGLRLAVIHLRDGDVKRNLAGVMDFLRGHPALTTPLEETTPPFQGTPPRETTPPLRGTPPRETTPPLRGTPPREGNNSPPLEGVGGGSSFEGVEGGSPLALWYDQNPDDIAEFEKQMRRKVHYVIKPQHLWGSIAEMARTQNEELLRTLHEGFKYIEDESFASTFQGLFSEINLDSEKLGKKYSDRNAKLCTIITKIAEGLEQFSTNSDTLGDAYEYLIGQFASGSGKKAGEFYTPQQISSILSAIVTLDSQDPSTGKKKHLDSVLDFACGSGSLLLNVRHQLDSHGISKIYGQEKNITTYNLARMNMLLHGVKDSEFEIFHGDTLLNDWDMLREANPAKKPHFDAVVANPPFSYRWEPTEAIGEDVRFKNYGLAPKSAADFAFLLHGFHYLKPEGTMAIILPHGVLFRGGAEERIRRKLLTDGNIDTVIGLPANLFYSTGIPVCILVLKKCKKPDDVLFINASEHFEKGKRQNRLLPEHIDKIIDTYQFRKEEERYSRPVPMEEIETNDYNLNISRYISTAISEEEINLGAVNKELLALENKIVAATKKHNEFLKELGLPPLP, translated from the coding sequence GTGGTCAAACAAACAAACGAAGCCAAATCCTTTATGCGTGACTCTCAGCGATATATGTCTCTCCCCTATAACCCAGCTCTCAAAGAAAGGGCTAGGGCACTGCGTCGTGCTGGGAATTTGGCTGAGGTGTTGCTGTGGAATCAACTCAAAAGGAAGCAGTTGTTTGGACTAGATTTCGATCGCCAAAAAATTATCGGTAACTATATTGTCGATTTTTATTGTGCTGAGAAAGCTGTAGTGATTGAAGTGGATGGCAGTAGCCATGATGATAAGGCGGAGTACGATGCTGAACGGGATGCGTTTCTGATGGGGCTACGGTTAGCGGTGATTCACCTGCGAGATGGTGATGTGAAGAGGAATCTGGCGGGTGTGATGGATTTTTTGCGGGGGCATCCGGCGTTGACTACCCCGCTAGAGGAAACCACCCCGCCCTTTCAGGGCACCCCTCCGAGGGAGACCACCCCGCCCCTTCGGGGCACCCCTCCAAGGGAGACCACCCCGCCCCTTCGGGGCACCCCTCCACGGGAGGGGAATAATTCCCCTCCTTTGGAGGGGGTAGGGGGTGGTTCTTCTTTCGAGGGGGTAGAAGGTGGTTCTCCTTTAGCCCTGTGGTATGACCAAAACCCAGACGACATCGCCGAATTTGAAAAACAGATGCGCCGCAAAGTGCATTACGTGATCAAACCCCAACACCTTTGGGGCAGCATTGCCGAAATGGCTCGAACCCAAAATGAAGAACTACTGCGAACCCTTCACGAGGGTTTCAAGTACATTGAAGACGAATCCTTTGCAAGCACCTTCCAGGGCTTGTTTTCGGAAATCAATCTGGACTCTGAAAAACTCGGCAAAAAGTACAGCGATCGCAATGCCAAACTCTGCACCATTATCACCAAGATCGCCGAAGGTCTAGAGCAGTTCTCCACCAACAGCGATACTCTCGGCGATGCCTATGAATACCTAATCGGTCAGTTTGCCTCCGGTTCCGGCAAAAAAGCAGGCGAATTCTACACCCCGCAGCAGATCTCCAGCATCCTCTCCGCCATTGTCACCCTAGACAGCCAAGACCCCAGCACTGGCAAGAAAAAACATCTCGATAGCGTCCTCGACTTTGCCTGTGGTTCCGGTTCACTGCTGCTCAATGTGCGCCATCAGCTTGACTCCCACGGCATCAGCAAAATCTACGGGCAGGAAAAGAACATCACCACCTACAACCTAGCCCGCATGAACATGTTGCTGCATGGGGTAAAGGATTCGGAGTTCGAGATTTTCCACGGCGATACGCTGCTCAACGACTGGGATATGCTGAGGGAAGCTAACCCCGCGAAAAAGCCTCATTTTGATGCCGTGGTGGCTAATCCGCCCTTCAGCTATCGCTGGGAACCCACCGAGGCTATTGGCGAGGATGTGCGTTTCAAAAATTACGGCCTAGCGCCCAAATCCGCCGCCGACTTCGCCTTTTTGCTGCACGGTTTCCATTACCTCAAGCCAGAGGGCACGATGGCTATTATCCTGCCCCACGGTGTGCTGTTCCGGGGCGGCGCAGAGGAGCGCATTCGCCGCAAACTGCTAACAGACGGCAACATCGACACCGTGATCGGCTTACCCGCCAATCTGTTCTATTCCACCGGCATCCCGGTGTGCATTCTGGTGCTGAAAAAGTGCAAGAAGCCCGATGATGTGCTGTTCATCAACGCTAGCGAGCACTTCGAGAAAGGCAAGCGGCAAAATCGCCTACTGCCAGAGCATATCGACAAGATTATCGACACCTACCAGTTCCGCAAAGAAGAGGAGCGTTATTCGCGCCCAGTGCCCATGGAAGAAATTGAAACAAATGACTACAACCTCAATATTTCTCGCTATATCAGCACCGCCATATCGGAGGAAGAAATCAATCTCGGTGCTGTGAATAAGGAACTGCTAGCACTGGAAAATAAAATTGTGGCAGCCACCAAGAAGCATAATGAGTTTCTCAAGGAGCTTGGCTTACCGCCTTTACCCTGA
- a CDS encoding CO2 hydration protein: protein MTTTTRTKLPPSTHPLAEIVHRLEAGGAMLPDTPENLMQIIGLYKAYAVPMDFYWRDLLYIAEREFLNPLPFFKYFLPQEYLELPNHYAGDSADLRIWRGAATAHPELRVFIERGESGKMPRLLHHLWHDRINMEFAEACMRSMLWHRDMGGQFDPYLDSEEYRANADRAIKAYFKGNPLLLGLHKLFPDLFLEQCRQASYYSNLGLFWEVMAPVFFEMSDLYDEGKITSVPEAMNFLVNGIFAIAGRPIYHHVYIRGECYEIVPKSKGFMWLYEAALPYVEAVFYRTAPFRGTRSYNAQAKQVPDNQKDFHFGILYADVFPVGTAGIPPTLLMQDMLHFLPPYLVAYYKQHCRGEEDMLIQLGISFQRSMFCVTSAVIQALRQAMHYPLDDPNPKHLLVNRAFFEGQMDRFLRPEARLRDIQRQDYR, encoded by the coding sequence ATGACCACAACGACCCGGACCAAACTGCCCCCCTCGACCCATCCCTTGGCTGAAATCGTCCACCGGCTGGAGGCGGGCGGGGCAATGCTCCCTGACACCCCCGAGAACCTGATGCAGATCATCGGGCTCTACAAAGCCTACGCCGTGCCGATGGATTTCTACTGGCGCGACCTGCTCTATATCGCAGAGCGCGAGTTTCTGAACCCGCTGCCTTTCTTTAAGTACTTTTTACCGCAGGAATATCTGGAGTTGCCCAACCACTACGCAGGAGATAGCGCGGATTTACGGATTTGGCGCGGGGCAGCGACAGCGCATCCCGAGTTACGGGTCTTTATCGAACGGGGGGAGTCCGGCAAAATGCCCCGCCTCTTACATCACCTCTGGCATGACCGCATCAATATGGAGTTCGCGGAGGCGTGTATGCGCTCGATGCTCTGGCACCGGGATATGGGCGGGCAATTTGACCCCTATCTGGATAGCGAGGAGTACCGGGCCAACGCTGACCGGGCGATTAAGGCTTACTTTAAAGGCAATCCGTTGCTGTTGGGTCTACATAAACTCTTCCCGGACCTCTTTTTGGAGCAGTGCCGTCAGGCGTCCTACTACAGCAATCTGGGGCTCTTCTGGGAAGTGATGGCTCCGGTCTTTTTTGAGATGTCGGACCTCTACGACGAGGGCAAAATCACAAGCGTCCCCGAGGCTATGAATTTCCTGGTCAACGGCATCTTCGCCATCGCGGGGCGGCCCATCTACCACCATGTCTACATCCGGGGTGAGTGCTACGAGATCGTTCCCAAGTCGAAGGGCTTTATGTGGCTCTACGAGGCAGCTCTGCCCTATGTCGAGGCTGTCTTTTATCGCACGGCTCCTTTTCGGGGAACGCGGTCCTACAACGCCCAAGCCAAGCAAGTCCCTGACAATCAAAAGGACTTTCACTTTGGCATCCTCTATGCCGATGTCTTTCCGGTGGGCACAGCGGGCATTCCCCCGACGCTCCTGATGCAAGATATGCTCCACTTCCTGCCGCCCTATCTGGTGGCGTATTACAAGCAGCACTGCCGGGGCGAAGAGGACATGCTGATCCAATTGGGTATCAGTTTTCAGCGCTCGATGTTCTGCGTCACTTCAGCAGTCATTCAGGCGTTGCGTCAGGCCATGCACTACCCGCTTGACGACCCCAACCCTAAGCACCTGCTGGTGAACCGGGCCTTTTTCGAGGGCCAGATGGACCGCTTCTTGCGGCCCGAGGCACGGCTCAGGGATATTCAGCGGCAAGACTATCGGTAG